The following nucleotide sequence is from Anaerococcus sp. Marseille-Q7828.
CAGCGTGTTCACTGATATTTTCTTTGATATCAGGATTGTAGTCCATATTGCCCAAAATCTTATTTATCCAAGTAATTAGATGGGCAAAGTGGCTTGCCATGACGAGAATTGCTAGAAGTATGATTATAAGAGATGCTATTCTTAAAATATACAATTATATCGCCTCACTTAATGGATCTTTATAGGACAAATTTCTCCAAATAATCCCCTATGCCATCTTCATCGTTAGAAAGTGTCAGGTAATCTGCCATATTTTTGATTGGCTCTACAGCGTTGGCCATGGCAACTCCCGTTCCCGCTATTTCTATCATGCTGGCATCGTTCATTTCATCGCCAAAGGCTATGATGTCAGCTTGGTCTATGCCGTATATCTTTGCAATTTCTAGGAGACTATTGCCCTTTGAAAGGCCCTTGGGCATAATCTCATAATAATTCCTATGGCTTCTTACTTGGCTTGTTTTATGACCAAAGTTTTCTTTTAGAAATGGGATGTGTTCTTCGAGGTTTGCCGAATCTGCTGCAAAGAGGATTTTGTTTGGATCAAAATCTAGCTTATCTCTAATGTCACTTACTATCCTTGCTTCAAGTCCTAGTAGCTTTTTTTCTGCCTCTAGAAATTTATGGTCTTTGTCAGATAATATCATATCTTTATAAGGGACTATTATATTTAGAAACCTAGTTTTGTCTAGGATTTCTAGGGCCAAATTTCTTTCTAAATTATGGTTTACTAAAACTTTGCCGCTAGCGTAATTTGTGATTGATCCACCATTATAGTTTGATAGGAGACCATCAAATTTGTCGAATTTA
It contains:
- a CDS encoding Cof-type HAD-IIB family hydrolase, encoding MKLIGVDVDGTLLNSENKITPRTRQALIRAGEMGHKIVIVSGRPTEAVKDLAKELKFDKFDGLLSNYNGGSITNYASGKVLVNHNLERNLALEILDKTRFLNIIVPYKDMILSDKDHKFLEAEKKLLGLEARIVSDIRDKLDFDPNKILFAADSANLEEHIPFLKENFGHKTSQVRSHRNYYEIMPKGLSKGNSLLEIAKIYGIDQADIIAFGDEMNDASMIEIAGTGVAMANAVEPIKNMADYLTLSNDEDGIGDYLEKFVL